The Acidobacteriota bacterium DNA window ACGGCCCAGAGCACCGGTGGGACGACGAAGTAACGGTCGAGCCAGCGAATCTCGGGGAATTTTCCGAAGTCACGCACGACGGGATTGGTCGCCCCGACCTTGTCGTGCCGGACGTCGTTCAGGAACCAGCCGATGTGGGCGTAGTAGAAGCCGCTGACGTAGGGGCTGTGCGGGTCGCCCTCGCGGTCGGCGTACTTGTGGTGCGTGATGTGGTGCCCGGCCCACCAGAGCGGCCCCTTCTGCATGGCCGCCGTGCCGATGAACGCCCAGAGGAACTGCGTCACCCGGCCCATCTTGAACGCCCGGTGCGCGAAGTACCGATGGAAGGTCAGCGTCAGGCCGATGGCACGGACGAAATGGGCGACGGCCCAGAGCGCGACCAGCCCCCACGAGAAGGGCACGAAGAAGACCGAAACCGCTGAGACCTGGACGAGCCAGAAGGCGACGACCGTGAGCGTGGAGAGGCTCATCTCCGCGAACTCAGCCTTCTTCCTCGTATTCTTCTTCTTCGAGCGGGCCGAGGCGTGTCGACGGACGCAGCGCCTCGCGGTAGTCGTAGAGCGGCAGGTCGCGAACGTGGTGCGCGGCGAGACACCCGGAGGATTTCTCGTCGAGGACGATGGTCACCGCACGACCGCCGACGCCCTCGCGGAACGAGATGCGGCAGCCGCACGCCAACCGAGCCGTAGTGAATCCCTTCAACATTCGCGCGGCGACCTCCACCCTCCGGGTCCGTTGGCCCGCACGACACCCGTGCGTGCGGCCAGACATCCGATCATACTACGGAACGGGCACCCGCGACCGAGGGCGAGCCCCTCACAGCAGTCGCTGGATCTCCTTCTCGAACTGCTCCTTGGTGGTGAAGCCGATGTGCTTGCGGCAGACGATGCCGTCGCGATTGATCATGAACGTGACCGGGATCCCCCACACGGGGCCAAACGCGTTCTGGACGTCGTCGCGTCCGGCGCCGACGAGGACCGGGTAGTTGATCTTGTATTGCTCGGCGAACGGCCGCAGCTTGTCGACCGGGTCATCGACCGACAGTCCGAGGAACACCACGCCCTCGTCGCGGTACTCGTCCTGCAGCTCGACGAAGAATGGGATCTCGACCTTGCAGGGCCCACACCACGTGGCCCAGAAATTCAGCAGGACGACCTTGCCCTTGTAGGCCGCGAGGTTCACGTCCTCCCCGTGCATGTCCTTGATCACGAAGTCGAGGTTGGCCGGCTTGGCGTTCTGATCGCAGCCGTCGACCGACGCCGCCGCATCGTAGTTACGGCCGCCGCAACCGGGCATGAACGGCAGTGTGGCGAGCGCCAGGCCGAGCGAGGCCGCAGCCGCGAACATCCAACGACGTGTCATCGAGTGAGCTCCAGTCTGCCGGGCCCGGGCCCGTCCCGGTTCGCGGCGACGCAGGCCGGGCGCGCTCATCGTGCCCGGGCAGCCAGGTAGGCGGCGAGGGCGCGCGAATCGGCCGACGGCTCCTCGACCACGAGCGCGTAGGTCCGATCCTGGCCCTGCCACACGATCGTCTCGTGTCCCATTATCTCAAGAACCGGCACGCTCGGCCGCGAGCGTGGCAGGATGAAGAGCGACACGTGGCGCCCCTCGTGCCGGTAGAGGACGTGGGCCATGGTGCCGCCGTCGAACAGGCACTGCCTCAGACCCACGAGGTCGAGGTGCTGCTCGGCGGCACTGGCGGGAATGTCCACGGCCCAGCCGTGCTCGGCCTCCCAGTGCGCCGCGAGGCCGGCCGGGTCGGCGGGACCGTGGGACCGGTCGAGCAGGAGACACTTGACGTGGTCGAGCGTGAGCTGCGCGGCAAGCAGCGTGCCTTGCGGGGCGAGGGCCCCGACGGCGACCACCGAGAGCACCGCGAGCAGCAGTGCCGCCGCGGCCGACAACGGCACGAAGCGCCAGAGAGGCCGCCGGGGACGGAACGGGACCACCCAGGTCGAGGCAGCCGGCACGATCCTCGCACGAAGTCCTGCGGGGGCCGAGGCTCGCAGGGCCGGAGCGTGACGACGCAGCAGCGTGCGCGCCGCCTGCTCGACGCCGACGGCGGCCGCGCATCGCTGGCAGGCCTCGACGTGCGCCTCGACGGCCTTGGCCTCGACCGGTTCGAGGACGCCGTCGACCCATGCGGTGAGCCGTGGCTCGAAATCCTGGCAAATGCCCATGACGACCTGCCCGCCCGGGCGTCACCCTTCATGACGACCGGCGCAGCTCCTGCAACAAGAGACGCCTGCCACGAGACAGGCGTGACATGACCGTGCCGAGCGGGATGCCGAGCATCTCGGCAATCTCCGCGTACGAGAACTCCTCCACGTCGCGCAGCCAGAGGGTTTGACGATACTGCTCGGGCAACCGATCCAACGCGTCGCGCACGTCAGCGGCCCGCGCCTCTCGAAGCAGCGCGTCCTCCGGCGTCGTCCCCAGGCCGACGGTGACCGCCGCGCGGTCGACCACGTCGCTGTCGACATCGACCGGGTCACGGCCCGCGCCGCGGCGAACGTTGCGGAAGGTGTTGTGCAGGATCGTGAACAGCCACGCCCGGAGGTTCGTGCCTGTTTCGAATCGCCCGGCGAAGCGCCAGGCTTTCACGAACGTCTCCTGCACGAGATCTTCGGCGCTCGCCGGATCGCGCGTGAGCCGCAGCGCCGTGCCGTACAGGCTGTCGAGGTGCGCCAGCGCCTCCGCTTCGAAGCCCGCGGTCGGGCCCGGCGCGGGCTCGCTCGACTCGTCCACGCGTCGTGCAGCCATCGCTCAGGCGCTCGACGTGCCGGCCCTCTGTGCACAACACCGGCGACCGGCAGAATATTCCCGCGAGGTCCAGCGGCCGGCGTCGGGAAGCCGGAGCGGCGTCCTCAGAAAAGGAACGGGCATCCCCGTGAGGGGACAGTCGACCGCACGCGGGGCCCAACGGCGATGACTCGACCGCGATTTCCGGGCCGATCCGCCAGCGCGCTCACGGCACACGTCTTGCTGACTTTCGAGTGTTTTCGCGAAACCCCGGCGTTGCGGCATCAGTCTCAGCTACAGTAACATGGCTCCACTTTCAGGGGCTGCATCAGCGACTGGTTTCGACCGACCCAATCGAGGTGTTCGTCATGCACACGGGGACCCGGCGCGTGTCTCTCGCCGCAGGGCTTGCCCTTCTCGTCACCTTCATCGCCGGTGACGTGCTGGCCCAGAACCGGTACATCCCGTACTACGGGAAGAACCGCGTCAAGTACGACAATTTCCAGTGGTACATCTACACCACGGACCACTTCGAGATTTACTACTACCCCGAGCTCGAGCAGCATCTCGAGCGGATCGCGGGCTACGCCGAGAGCGCCTACCAGCAGATCAGCTCCGACCTGAAGCACGACCTCGCCGAGAAGGTGCCGCTCATCCTGTTCAAGACGCAGTCGGAGTTCCAGCAGCAGAACGTCATCCCGGGGGAGATCCCCGAGGGCGTGGCCGCGTTCGCCGAGCCGTACCGCGACCGGATGGTCCTGCCGATCGACGAGCCGCCCGACATGCTCTACCGGCTGATCGTCCACGAGCTCACGCACATCTTCGAGTTCGACATCATCCCGCGCTCGCTCATCCGGCGGAACGTGCCGCTCTGGGTCGATGAGGGGCTGGCCGACTACCTGGCTGGCGTCTGGCGGCCGCTCGACCTGATGACCGTGCGCGACGCGGCCGTGGCGGACATCCTGCCGAAGATGAGCGAGATGGAGGGCTATGGCAACTTCAACAACCCACGTCTCGTGTACAACCTGGGGCACGCGGCCTTCGAGTTCATCGAGTCGCGGTGGGGCAAGGAGGGCATCCGGCAGTTCCTCTTCTCGCTCCGCAAGAGCGTCATCGGCGGGGGTGAGAACGCCTATGAAGAGGCATTTCGCGTCACCGCCGACGAGTTCGACGACCTGTTCGAGAAGTATCTGAAGGACCGGTTCAAGCCGTTTCGCGACAAGGAGCGTCCGGCCGACTACGGGCGCGATCTCGCCCCGCGCCCGGGGCGGACGAAGTTCACGAGCGTGCTCACGATCGAACCGTCGCCGTCGGGCGACCTGATTGCGGCCGTGGCTGGCAACCGCCGCGACTACGAGCTCGACATCATCCTCATCTCGACCAAGGACGGCCAGATCATCCGGAACCTGACGCCAGGGTTCGACCAGAACTCCGGCTACGAGTACATCACCGTGCCGGGCGCGCGGTGGAACACCGTGCCGTGGATGTCGTGGTCGCCGGCCGGCGACCGCCTCGCGTATTTCGTGCGGACCGGCAAGTACCGCACCCTGATCCTGCAGAACGTGGTCAATCGGCGTATCGAGGAGCGTTTCCAGATCACGGCCGTCGACGTGCCCGAGTCGCCCGACATCTCGCCCGACGGGCGGTTTGTCGCCTTCTCGGGCCTGCAGAACGCCATCGGCGACATCTGGCTGCTCGATCTGCAGACGGGGAACCTGCGCAACCTGACGAACGACGAGTTCGCCGACTACGCCCCGACGTTCGCGCCCGATGGCAAGTCGATCGTCTACCTGTCGCGCATCAGCGGCAACGACAAGCTGTTCCGGCTCGAACTCGAGACCGGGCAGAAGACCCAGCTCACCTTCGGCACCCACGACGATGCGGCGGCCCAGTTCATCGACGAGCACACGCTCGTGTTCTCGTCGACGGCGACCGATCCGACCAAGCCGATCGAGCCGGAGGTCGCGCGCAACGGCAATATCTACAACCTGTGGACGTTGAACCTGCGCAACGGCGAGTTGCGGCAGTACACCGACACGCTCACCGGCAACCTGTCGCCGGTGATGCTGCGCGAGGGCGACGAGCGGAAGATCTCGTTTGTGACCTACTTCAAGGGCGAATACGGGCTCCACTCGATCGTGCCGAAGGAGCCCGTCGCGACGGCCGAGACCGCCGACTTCGGCGAGCCCGGCCCGGTCATCGACTTCCAGGCGCCGCTGTCGCACACGGTCATCGGCGCGAACCAGCGCAGGAAAGGGGCTTTCGAGAAGCTGTTCCTCGAGGGCCGACCGCCCGTGGCCGTGGGCGTCACGAGCGGGGGCGACGTCTTCGGGGGGACGCAGCTGACGTTCACCGACGTGCTCGGCGATCGCCAGTTCAACTTCTATGCGGCCTCCGTGTCCCAGTACCGCACCCTCGCCGGCTCGTATCTGGACCTGGCGGGGCGGTTCCAGTACGCCCTCCAGGGCTTCTCGCAGACCGAGTTCTTCTTCGGCCTGCAGCCCGGCACACTGGTCGGCCCGGGGTTCGGCTTCCTCGACCGCGACCAGGCGATCGCCACGAGGCGCCAGCTCGGGGCGACGGCCTACGGCATCTACCCGTTCGATAGGTACAGACGGGTCGAGGTCTTCGGCGGCGTCACCAACTACAAGGAAGAGTTCGAGGATCCGCTGCTCGAGTTCCTCGCCAACGACTTCCAGGAGCGGAACTTCGGCACGCGGATCTTCCGCAGCGGCACGAGCGTGCCGATTGGGGTGGCGTTCGTCCAGGAAACGACGATCTTCCGCGAATTCGGCCCGCTGTCGGGCAACACGATGCGCCTCTCGTATCAGGTGGCGCCGAAGATCGGCGACTCGCTCTCGCAGCAGACGGCCCAGGCCGACCTTCGCTACTACCTGCGTCTCGGTGGGACGGGCCTGTTGGCCCTGCGGGGCGTGGCCTACAAGAGCTGGGGCGACTTCCCCAGCTTCTACTTCTTCGGCGGCAACAACGAGCTGCGCGGCTACCAGTACCTCGAGTTCGTCGGCAACGAAGCCTTCCATGCCAACGCCGAGCTGCGCTTTCCGCTCATCCAGGCCATGGCGACACCCATCGGCGTGCTCGGTGGCGTGCGCGGACAGTTCTTCTTCAACATCGGTGGGGCGCGGTTCTCCGGCCAGCCGTTTCAGGCGACGACGAGCGCCGACGAGATCTTCCGTCCCATCGTCGACTACCAGTTCAACCCGCTGCTCCAGACGTTCGAACCGGTGCTTGGAGATCCCCGACTCATCTCGGGCTTCCGCCTGAAGGACGCGCGGGCCTCGTACGGCATCGGCCTCCAGACCTTCGCGATCGGCTTCCCGATCAACTTCGACTGGTCGTGGCGCACGTTGTTCAACCGCGACTGGGAAGATGCGCTTTTCGCGTTCCAGGGCGGAAGCAGCTGGTTCCGCAAGGCCCGGTTCAATGTCTGGGTCGGCTACGACTTCTGAGGCTGTGAGCTATGACCTGTGAGCGTGCGCCCGAGACGACGGCTGTTGGCTCATGGCTCGCGGTTTCGGAGTGCACGGCTCACGGCTGAAGACTGAGAGGAGGCCAGCCGAAGCTCGCTGCGCTCGAGATCGATGTCGACGCGGTATCGGCTCAGGAAGCGGTGGCCCACGATGCCGCCGAGCTCGAATCCGAGCAGGGCGCTCGGCGCGTCGAGGTTCAGGACGACCACCGCGAAGTTGTCGAGGCGGACGCGGCCGAACGCGAGGTCGACGCCGGGCAGCAGGAACGCGTCGGGATCCCAGCCCGACGTGCCGTACACCTTCAGGGGAATGTGACGCGGCGGCCGCAGGTCGAGCGCCGAGGCGGTGGCGCGGCTCAGCGAGACGACCTCGCCGCCCGTGTCGACCACGAAGTGCGCGGGCGCGGCGCCGTTGATCTTGCCACGCACCAGCGTCAGCCGATGCTGCCAGAGCGGCAGCCTCAGCGCGGCCTCGTCGTCGGGGAGCCGACGGGCGACGGTCATCAGGCGGCGCTCGTAGTCGATGCGCATCGACAGGCCGAAGGCGAGCGGCGAGAAGCTCTCGGCCTCGCGCGTGGGCAGGTCGCGCAGCGGCGGGTTCTTGATGAGGACCGGCACGTTGGCCACTTCGAGCGTGCCGAACCGGAGGGCGTTGGCCCGGCCGACTTCCAGACCGCGCAGCCCGACCTGGCCGACACCGGCGCTCAGCATGTAGATGACCGGCGAGACGCCCCGCTGCCGGGCCACGGTGTTCGAGATCACGGTCATCTCGGCGCCGGTGTCGACGACGAAGTCCACGGGCCGTCCGCCGTTCACGCGCCCCTCGACGACGATCTTGTCGCGGACGATGCGGAAGGGGATGGTGTGGACCGCGTCTGGATCGCCGGCGACGGCCATCGGCTCGCGCCGGCCGAACGACTGGAGCAGCCGCACGCGCTGGCGCGTCCAGAGCGCGCGCTCGCCGCCGTCACGGTCGGGCAGCAGGTTGATGTAGTTGGTGAGCGCGGCGGCCGACTCGGCGAACCGGCGCTGACGTTCGAGCACGAACCCGAGGGTGTGGTGGAAGTCGCCCTGCCGCGGGTCGAGCGCGATGGCCGCCGCGGCCGCGTCGCGCGCCGCATCGAGGCGCCCCTGGGCGGCGTGCGCGCGCGCGAGGCCGTTGAGGGCCCGGGCCTCGCCCGGCGACACGGCGAGCGCGTCGCGATAGCTGGCCTCGGCCTCAGCGAACAGGGCACCGGCCCACAAGGCGTCGCCGCGCAGGGCCAGCAGGTCGGCTTGCGCGGGCGCCTCGGCGAGCAGCGCGTCGACGCGGGTCCGGGCGGCACGGAACTCGGCGCGGCGTAAGAGCGACGTCACGACGCCGGCTGCCGCACGGGCGCGCTGTTCGGCCGAGCTGACCTGCAGCGCGCGGGCGTAGGCCTCCTCGGCCTCCTCGTACCGCGACTCGGCGAACAACAGGTCGGCCAGTTGCAGGCGAACCTCGACCGCCTCGTCCGTCGTGGCCGGGCCGGCCGCGTGCAACGTGGCCGCGGCGAGCGCGACGGTCATCACCCTCGCCGCCCACGCCCTCATCGTCACATCCTGCCTCCCGGGCGGGCGCCACCGTGGGAACGGCAGCGCGCCAGCCGACTCCTCAGCGCTTGTAGGTCGTGATGGGCAGCCCGTCGTACATCTCGTCGATCCGCAGGATCTGCGTGGCCCGGCTGTAGCTGCCGAGCTCGTAGTCCTCGCTCATCACGAGCGCCTTGATCGGCTTGGTCGGGCAGACCTCTGAACAGAGGCCGCAGAAGCTGCACCGCGAGAGGTTGAAGTCGAAGTAGTCGAGGATCTTGATCTTCAACCCGGGCTCACGATGGCCGCCGAGCGCGATGAGGTCGTCAGGACAGGCCTTCGCGCACTGGTCGCACACGATGCAGGTCGGGTCGCCCGTCTCCGGATCCACCTGCAGACGCAGCACGCCGCGAAACCGCGGCGCGACCGGACGCCGCTCGGCCGGATACTGGAACGTGAACGCCGGCTTCGGCGTGTGCCGCAGCGTCAGCCAGAGGCCCTTGAAGAGGTCGATCAGCAGGAAGCTCTTGAGAAACTGCACCGCGTTCTGCACGCGTCACCCCCGGTCCTCGATGACGATGGGCTCGCTGCCGCCGAGGGGAATGAAGCGGGGCTTGCGGAGCACCGACGTCTCCTTGCGGATCTTGTCCTGCAGGCGCATCAGCCCGTAGAAGAGCGCCTCCGGCCGCGGCGGACACCCCGAGACGTACACGTCGACGGGCACGATCTTGTCGACTCCCTGCAGGACGCTGTACGTGGGAAACGGACCGCCGGCGTTCGAGCAGCTACCCATCGAGATCACCCACTTCGGCTCGGGCATCTGATCGTAGAGCCGCCTCAGGATCGGCGCCATCTTCTTCGTGACGGTGCCGGCGACGATCATCAGGTCGGCCTGGCGCGGCGAGGGCCGGAACACCTCGGCGCCGAAGCGCGAGATGTCGAAGCGCGGCCCGCCGGCCGCCATCATCTCGATGGCACAGCAGGCGAGGCCGAACGTCATCGGCCACAACGACGACTCACGGGCCCAGCTCAGGACCTCGTCGAGCTTGGTCGTGATGATGTTGTCCTCGAACCGGTGGGTGATGGCCCCCATTCGCGACGTCCTTTCTCACTTCAGATAATACTCGGCGTTCTTCGGAATGAAGGCCTGCCACTTGTCGGGCACCTCGTCGAGGACGAAAATCGCCTCGACAGGGCACGCCGGCACGCACGCCCCGCAGTCGATGCACTCGTCCGGGTGGATGTAGAGCATCTCCGCCGTCTCGAACTCGGGCTCGTCCTTCCTCGGGTGAATGCAGTCGACCGGGCAGACGTCGACGCAGGCCGTGTCCTTCGTGCCCACGCAGGGCTCGGTAATGATATACGCCACGCCGTGTGTTCCTCCATCGCCGCCCGAGGGCGGATCTCACATCTGTTGGTGCCGCCAGGCCCGGTTCCGACGACCGGACCGCCCTGCGAGGCCACCGCGGCCCGCCGGCCGCGCGGGTCGCGCCGGGGCTCGGTCCCCGGTGCTCCACTGCGCTGGTCGCCTGAGCCAACGACCTCGCTGCCTCTCGGCGCCACGAGCCACGAGCCGTCCCCACTCACGCCGTCACCGGCAGCGAGGCCGGCGGCAGGTGTCCCAGGCGCACCGACACGAGCCGCGCCAGCTCCCAGGCGTCGCGACTGTCGCCGACGAGCAACTGGCCATCGGTCGCGGCGTGTGCGAACACGCCGACGCGCGCGACCTCGCGCCCCGTGTAGTCGACCACCGGCGCGCACGTGCAATTGAGCCGCTGGGTGCGCCGGCCCTCGCCCGTCGCCCCGAATCGCACCACCACGTCGGCGGCCTGCGCCACATCCGCGGGTCGAGACAGCTTGAGGCAGCTCAACCGGCGGTGCTCCTGGCCCGGCTCGAGATAGAGAGCGCAGTGCACCGGCATCTGCCGGCCGTAGGTCGTGTACATTGCCACCGCATCCGGCCCGGTGCTCCAGACGTAGGTCACTTCGCCGCTCGACGGCACGGCCACGAACGCCCGCGTCCCGGTCCTCAACACGTACTCGCGCACCACGGGGTATGCGTGCAGTCGCAGCTCCGACCGGCCGAGCATCCGGAAGCTCAGGTCGAGCATCTTCAGGGTCAGCCCATAGCGGCCCGTCTCCTCATCCTGGCGAACGTAGCCCCGTCGGCGGAGCACGCCCAGCAGCCGGTGGGCCGTGGGCGGCGGGAGCCGCAGTGCCCGCGCGAGGTCGGAGAGCGACAGCCCCCGCTCGGCCGCGCTGAGGGCCTCACAGATCTCGAGCGCCTTGTCCAGCGAGGTCGTATGGGTCCGCGAGTCGATCCCGTGCGTTGTCCCGACCCTCTGATGATTCCGCATAACGGAATCGAATTCCATACTTCAGAACTATAGAACGGCCAGTGCGCCTCCATCAAGGCCCAAACCGGTCGGCATTCCCCGGCCCGGTCGTGGCGACCTGCTCGGTCACCAACCCGTCGAGGACGTCCAGCGCCCGGTCGACCTCGGCCTCCGTCGTGTAGAAGTGCGGGGCCATCCGGATGCCGGCTCCTGGCCGGGCGTCGATGATCACGTCGTGCTCGATCAGGCGGGCAGCCACGCGGTCGGCCGCGGGCACGTCGAAGGTGACCGTCCCCCCACGCTCGGCGTCGGTGAGCGGAGTCCGCACGGCGTAGCCGCGACGCGCGGCATGGTCGAGCATCCGCCTCGTCAAACGGAGCGAGTGCGCCCTGATGGCCTCGACGCCGACCTCGCCGACGAGGCGGTAGCCCTCGCGGGCCGAATACAGGGCAGGCACGTTGGGCGTTCCGGTCTGGAAACGCTCCGGCGCCGCCGCGTACTCGATGGTGTCGGCCTCGAAGGCGAACGGGCGGGCATGCGCCGCCCACCCGGTCATCGCGGGAGTCAACCGTGGAGCGAGGTCGGGCCGCACGTAGAGGTAGCCGGCGCCAGGCCCGCCGCACAGCCACTTCACCGAACCGCCGACCGCGTAGTCGACCCCGAGCCCCGCGAGGTCGAGCGGCACCGTGCCGGCCGCCTGGTAGACGTCGGCCACCACGTGCGCTCCAGTGGCGTGGGCTCGGGCCACGATGGCTGCGGCGTCCTGGATGAACGCGCTCTTGAACAGGACGTACGAGAACGGCACGAGCACGGTCCGTTCGTCGATGGCCTCGAGCAGCCGCTCGGTGTCGACGCGCACGCCATCGGCCGCGGGCACGATCACGACCTCGGCACCGTAGCGCTCGAAGCCCCGAAACAGGTAGATGTTCGACGGAAACTCGAGCTCGGACATCACGATGCGCCGGCGCCGGCCGTCGTAGCGATAGCACGAAGCCACGATGGCAAGCGTCGCCGCCACGTTCTGGTGCATCGAGATCGTGTCGGGCGTGACGCCGAGCACCGGCGCGAGCAGGTTTCCGGTGGCGCGGCCGAGGTCCCACCATCCCTCGTGCCATGCGCGGACTCCGCGCGACGCCCACGTCGCGGCGAACTCCTGGAGGCTCGCCGCCGTCCGGTTCGGCATGGCCCCGAGCGAGTGGCTGACAAGGTAAGTGCAGGTGGCGAGGATGGGAAACTCGGAACGCCAGCGCAACGGGTCGACCGACCGTGTCATGATGTGTCAGCTTACCCCATGGGCTCTCGCGCGTTCCTCCTGGTCCTCACGTTGTTCGCCGGCACCGTCGCCGCGGCCGCCGGCTGGCTGGCGAGCACCCGCATCGACACCGTGCGCCTCGTCTTCGGGCGCATCACGGTCGATGGCCGGCTGGTGGCCCCCTCGGCCACGTTGCCGCCGGGCGTGACGGTCGAGACGCCTCCGGGCCGTCCCGCGCGGCTCCGGCTGGCGCGCACCGAGGTGCACGTGGCCGGCGACACACGCCTACGGGTGGACGCCGACCCCGACGGTCTTCCTCGTCTCGTCCTCGAACGTGGAAACGTCGACGTGACGGCCATCGAACCACACGCGGTCGTGGCGGCGGGCGGCACCGACATCGACGCGGCCGGCGCGGAGTTCTCGGTGAGACGCCTGCCCGACGGCCGGGCGGTGGTGTCCGCCGTGCGTGGCCGGGTCGTCCTGCGAGGCGGCAGCAGGTCGCTCGAGGTCCCAGCCGGCCTCTCGAGCGTCGTCTA harbors:
- a CDS encoding ferredoxin family protein — translated: MAYIITEPCVGTKDTACVDVCPVDCIHPRKDEPEFETAEMLYIHPDECIDCGACVPACPVEAIFVLDEVPDKWQAFIPKNAEYYLK
- a CDS encoding sigma-70 family RNA polymerase sigma factor, which codes for MAARRVDESSEPAPGPTAGFEAEALAHLDSLYGTALRLTRDPASAEDLVQETFVKAWRFAGRFETGTNLRAWLFTILHNTFRNVRRGAGRDPVDVDSDVVDRAAVTVGLGTTPEDALLREARAADVRDALDRLPEQYRQTLWLRDVEEFSYAEIAEMLGIPLGTVMSRLSRGRRLLLQELRRSS
- a CDS encoding NADH-quinone oxidoreductase subunit I; the protein is MQNAVQFLKSFLLIDLFKGLWLTLRHTPKPAFTFQYPAERRPVAPRFRGVLRLQVDPETGDPTCIVCDQCAKACPDDLIALGGHREPGLKIKILDYFDFNLSRCSFCGLCSEVCPTKPIKALVMSEDYELGSYSRATQILRIDEMYDGLPITTYKR
- a CDS encoding aspartyl protease family protein produces the protein MRAWAARVMTVALAAATLHAAGPATTDEAVEVRLQLADLLFAESRYEEAEEAYARALQVSSAEQRARAAAGVVTSLLRRAEFRAARTRVDALLAEAPAQADLLALRGDALWAGALFAEAEASYRDALAVSPGEARALNGLARAHAAQGRLDAARDAAAAAIALDPRQGDFHHTLGFVLERQRRFAESAAALTNYINLLPDRDGGERALWTRQRVRLLQSFGRREPMAVAGDPDAVHTIPFRIVRDKIVVEGRVNGGRPVDFVVDTGAEMTVISNTVARQRGVSPVIYMLSAGVGQVGLRGLEVGRANALRFGTLEVANVPVLIKNPPLRDLPTREAESFSPLAFGLSMRIDYERRLMTVARRLPDDEAALRLPLWQHRLTLVRGKINGAAPAHFVVDTGGEVVSLSRATASALDLRPPRHIPLKVYGTSGWDPDAFLLPGVDLAFGRVRLDNFAVVVLNLDAPSALLGFELGGIVGHRFLSRYRVDIDLERSELRLASSQSSAVSRALRNREP
- a CDS encoding acyl-CoA desaturase, giving the protein MSLSTLTVVAFWLVQVSAVSVFFVPFSWGLVALWAVAHFVRAIGLTLTFHRYFAHRAFKMGRVTQFLWAFIGTAAMQKGPLWWAGHHITHHKYADREGDPHSPYVSGFYYAHIGWFLNDVRHDKVGATNPVVRDFGKFPEIRWLDRYFVVPPVLWAVAMFAIGGLPWLAWGFFLPTVTLAHATFAINTINHLYGWRRFNTADESRNNPLTAFFAVGEGWHNNHHRFQRAARNGFYWWEFDPTYYVIRIMGWLGLAWDIQPVPERIYREAREKPAAPVDDAEPEAEPA
- a CDS encoding zf-HC2 domain-containing protein — encoded protein: MGICQDFEPRLTAWVDGVLEPVEAKAVEAHVEACQRCAAAVGVEQAARTLLRRHAPALRASAPAGLRARIVPAASTWVVPFRPRRPLWRFVPLSAAAALLLAVLSVVAVGALAPQGTLLAAQLTLDHVKCLLLDRSHGPADPAGLAAHWEAEHGWAVDIPASAAEQHLDLVGLRQCLFDGGTMAHVLYRHEGRHVSLFILPRSRPSVPVLEIMGHETIVWQGQDRTYALVVEEPSADSRALAAYLAARAR
- a CDS encoding NADH-quinone oxidoreductase subunit B; amino-acid sequence: MGAITHRFEDNIITTKLDEVLSWARESSLWPMTFGLACCAIEMMAAGGPRFDISRFGAEVFRPSPRQADLMIVAGTVTKKMAPILRRLYDQMPEPKWVISMGSCSNAGGPFPTYSVLQGVDKIVPVDVYVSGCPPRPEALFYGLMRLQDKIRKETSVLRKPRFIPLGGSEPIVIEDRG
- a CDS encoding PD40 domain-containing protein, which produces MHTGTRRVSLAAGLALLVTFIAGDVLAQNRYIPYYGKNRVKYDNFQWYIYTTDHFEIYYYPELEQHLERIAGYAESAYQQISSDLKHDLAEKVPLILFKTQSEFQQQNVIPGEIPEGVAAFAEPYRDRMVLPIDEPPDMLYRLIVHELTHIFEFDIIPRSLIRRNVPLWVDEGLADYLAGVWRPLDLMTVRDAAVADILPKMSEMEGYGNFNNPRLVYNLGHAAFEFIESRWGKEGIRQFLFSLRKSVIGGGENAYEEAFRVTADEFDDLFEKYLKDRFKPFRDKERPADYGRDLAPRPGRTKFTSVLTIEPSPSGDLIAAVAGNRRDYELDIILISTKDGQIIRNLTPGFDQNSGYEYITVPGARWNTVPWMSWSPAGDRLAYFVRTGKYRTLILQNVVNRRIEERFQITAVDVPESPDISPDGRFVAFSGLQNAIGDIWLLDLQTGNLRNLTNDEFADYAPTFAPDGKSIVYLSRISGNDKLFRLELETGQKTQLTFGTHDDAAAQFIDEHTLVFSSTATDPTKPIEPEVARNGNIYNLWTLNLRNGELRQYTDTLTGNLSPVMLREGDERKISFVTYFKGEYGLHSIVPKEPVATAETADFGEPGPVIDFQAPLSHTVIGANQRRKGAFEKLFLEGRPPVAVGVTSGGDVFGGTQLTFTDVLGDRQFNFYAASVSQYRTLAGSYLDLAGRFQYALQGFSQTEFFFGLQPGTLVGPGFGFLDRDQAIATRRQLGATAYGIYPFDRYRRVEVFGGVTNYKEEFEDPLLEFLANDFQERNFGTRIFRSGTSVPIGVAFVQETTIFREFGPLSGNTMRLSYQVAPKIGDSLSQQTAQADLRYYLRLGGTGLLALRGVAYKSWGDFPSFYFFGGNNELRGYQYLEFVGNEAFHANAELRFPLIQAMATPIGVLGGVRGQFFFNIGGARFSGQPFQATTSADEIFRPIVDYQFNPLLQTFEPVLGDPRLISGFRLKDARASYGIGLQTFAIGFPINFDWSWRTLFNRDWEDALFAFQGGSSWFRKARFNVWVGYDF
- a CDS encoding helix-turn-helix domain-containing protein, giving the protein MRNHQRVGTTHGIDSRTHTTSLDKALEICEALSAAERGLSLSDLARALRLPPPTAHRLLGVLRRRGYVRQDEETGRYGLTLKMLDLSFRMLGRSELRLHAYPVVREYVLRTGTRAFVAVPSSGEVTYVWSTGPDAVAMYTTYGRQMPVHCALYLEPGQEHRRLSCLKLSRPADVAQAADVVVRFGATGEGRRTQRLNCTCAPVVDYTGREVARVGVFAHAATDGQLLVGDSRDAWELARLVSVRLGHLPPASLPVTA
- a CDS encoding TlpA family protein disulfide reductase; this encodes MTRRWMFAAAASLGLALATLPFMPGCGGRNYDAAASVDGCDQNAKPANLDFVIKDMHGEDVNLAAYKGKVVLLNFWATWCGPCKVEIPFFVELQDEYRDEGVVFLGLSVDDPVDKLRPFAEQYKINYPVLVGAGRDDVQNAFGPVWGIPVTFMINRDGIVCRKHIGFTTKEQFEKEIQRLL